The sequence below is a genomic window from Caloenas nicobarica isolate bCalNic1 chromosome 13, bCalNic1.hap1, whole genome shotgun sequence.
GTGAAAGCTGAGAACCTCCCGTCTTCTAAGCAACCTTAAAAGAGGGTAGATCACAATGAATCATGCTTGCCCCCAAAAACGGTAGCACTCCCAGTAATCACACAGTACCAGCCTGTACAATCCAGTGTAAATAACTCccactttgtttttaaaacaaatactacAGTACCTTGTTATTTTATGTACCGTCTGCTTTATCTTAAGCAtacacattttgtttcttctcatgCCTAATTGATACGTTAATCATTAGCTCCATGAGGGAAAGGCATGAGCAGTACTTTTCCCCCAGTTtggtataaaataaaattgtgacCTTAGACTGCAGTGCTCCTTATCGCAGTGCTTTACTGGGTTTACAAGGATTGCAGAACTTGGACACCAGCTTCGATGGTATCTGAATGGCTGTTTGCCATAGTAACAATTGTTGAGAGCAGAAGTATGTATTAATACCACAGTCTTGTCTGGAAGGAAGCACACAGCAGAGAAGGAACCAATAAATCTTTTCCAACATGTGaataaagtggttttttttatcaCGAGCCACTTCTGCACCAAGAGTTTTGTTTTTGCCTGTCCAGTCAGCATGCAAGAAGCCTTGCTTAAAACTGCACAACaccattttaataataaattcttACAACATTaagtgctgcctgcagcagattGCTAAGTCAAGTACATCTGTGCATCTGGTTCTaccttcaaaacatttttaccCAAGTTGTTTGAAAGTCTTTCCATTCAGGATGGAGGCCAGAGAAGGGAAAGTCAGCACAAGGGCATTAGCAGCTGCCAAGGGATGCAGAGGCGACAGCGACTAGAAATGAAGTTTTTCCGAGCCACTCTTTGGGGTGTGCGCTCTAggtctgcacacccagcccTGTGTCCTGCAGTAAATCCCACACAGGCAGCAAGTGCAGCAGAAGACACTGCATGATGCGGGCTCAGGGACCGTAGGACTTCAACTAAACTTTTCATACTAGCTGCCAACAAGGCTCCTCTCTGCCCCGGGCCTCCTCCCTCGCCCGGAAGAGCTccagggcagagcctgggcaCAGATGAGGTCGAACTCCCTTGGCAAGAAAGGCATTTAAttattctctctcctctgtggGGATATTTGCTCATGCTTAACAGCTTCACGCCTGTCACGTCACATTCCCCAGCCCCTTCCTGCCCAGAGGCTCTCACTGTACACACAGTCTCGACCGACACCATATTCAGATTACAGGAAATACCTCAGCGCACTCCTGAAATAGATATCAGTCAGAGCCAGATGAAAATGCAATAGCTTtcttccaagcaaaaaaaaaaaatcttccaaagcTGCAAAATGCCCAGAGCAAATTTCACAATTCCTAGCTCCAAACACAAACGACTCTACTGCCATAGCCAAGTGAGCAAAAATCAAGTATCAAGGCAGCAAGCTGCCAGTGAGCATGGGTAGTTTCACCTGCAAATCCCCCCTGACACCCAGCCCAGACTTCAGCCTGGGCTCAAGCAGAAGCAACTGATCTACAGCTCCCCACCCCTGTGTCAGACCTGCTCTCTTCCATGCCTGCGTGACTATCGCCAGCAGGTTAGGAAAATTCCTGCCTTTCTGTTCCCCCAAGTCTGAGAAGCTCTTAGGATCACCCTAGAGAGCTGTTTCAGATTTCAGGGAGCTAAACAGCCAACGCATTTCGGGGAAATGACCGTGCAGGTGTGCCAAGTGAGCACTTTCCAAACCCAATGCTGTACCGGCCACATTTCACACAAGGGTAAAGCTGTTCCCCTCTAACACACGGCACATGCGCCATGCATAGGTTATGCCTGATCATAAACCGTGCAGAAAAATTACTTGCACTTGAGCTCAGGGCTGGGAAAGAGGCGAGTTTCTTCACCCAAGCACACAGGGATAGGATTCATAGATCTTTAAGATAATGGAAGCAATTCTAATCAGCATTTAAGGAGAATAGATGTGCCCAGGAAGGATTCAACATCTCTAAAAAGCAGGGCTGCAGTCACCCCTTATAGGAGAAAAGCATTCCTTATGTAGTAAGTTTTGAGTCTCAGCAGGATGTCAGCAGGCATCGGCCAGCTCTCCAAAGCACTATAAACCCCATCACAAAGGTTAGAAAGTGTACAGCAGACACATCATATAAGAAACCTGTTTCCCAACAGCTCAAAAGTAGAGCAATTCAGCACAGACTCTTCAGCTTTCTTCTAGGCTGCAACACATGCAGAGACAATTCCCAAAACTACGGAACGTGAGatcttcctgtattttttttttaatcagtgaaATCTTAATTTCCTGTTCAAGCGAGGAGGCATTTTCCACCAACTCAACCACAGGGCTAAGAACAGGACATTCCTCAGCTTGAGAGTCAgtgttttcattgaaaaatcAGCATCAGTCCTAGATTTAAACAAGACCTGGCCGGGATGGATTTACACAGCACAAACTCAGGCTTACAAGGGTCTTTTGCACGAGAGTGTTCTGGGTGACAGGGACAAAGTCCAGTTTTAAAGCAAAGGGAACGTGTCAAAGTCACTCAGGGTAAGCAAGGCTCTCCTTGAGCAGTCGCTGCAGGGCTTGAGTACCACAGTCTGTGCAGGACTTGCAGTGCTGGAAAAAGGCTTCACACAATTCGCTTCTCACCCAGGCTGCGTGCCCAGCTGACAAGGGCTGTTCAGAACAGCAGCTTCATTTAACTCATCCACAATGGAGCCAACCTGAGCCTCCTTCGGCTAGTTTGTCTGAAGCACGTTTTCAGACACAGCACCTGAATCTGGAAGCCCTTTTCTTTGCATCAGACTATTCTCAGATGATCTTCTCGTCAGATGTGCAGAGCAGTGACGGTGAGGTCAGATCTGAGCTGCAGGACAGCACTGTTTGCCAGCAACAGAGGGAGGTATGATACAGCAATCTTCGGGGAGAGAGAATACCAGGTTTTAATGCACACTACGGGATGAGAAGCAGGTAAGAAACAACTGCCAAGTgagatttaaatttttttttttttggcaggacACCAGCTGTCTGGAATTGCAGGTCCTGAAGGTACAGTAACAGTTAAACTTAATGCTCTGACAGACTGCTTGGAAAGGGTCAATATACAGAGAGAACTCCTGTGGGAATTGCTACATGCTGCCCTTCAAATCAACCTCTGCTGGGGAAGGCTCAGCTCGATGTGGTTTGAGAAGCGAAGGGGTAACAACTGAAAGGCACCAGAGGGCCGAACCAGAGTGATTGGgctctcctcctttccacaCTGAGACCCGTAAAGACGAAAAATCCACCTCTCTGGCAGAAGGCAGGGACGGTGTCCAGGTGACCTGTTTATTCCTGCAGCTGGGTAAACATTAGGAGGCAGGTAGCATCACTGTGACTATTACTCTTATCACAGCTGGCTTTGCTACAAGTAATCAACTTCCAGAAGTAAGATTTCCACCCCGTGCATACAATAGGTCAAATGCAATACTGAGCTTTGTTTGCCTTCGGTTAGAAGGGAGGCTGCTCACAGAGCCTGGCTCCCTTTGGCACGGCACAGAACAGCCTCATCCATTACGTTGTTATATATCAACAGtgggtggggggagggagaaaTGAAGCTGGGTAAATTACTAACACCAGCTAGCACTTTCAAAATTGCTATGTCACTTTGCACTTTGGCTCATTCTGCTTCTTTATAAAGCACACATTGTCAACAGCATTAAATTTCACCTCTACTTTACACAGACAAGGAAGTACCTGCTGACCAGTCAGCCGATACCGTGGTTTCTTTATACCAGTTGATACTGAATTATTCTATAATGAAAATACGGGTGGGGAAATGAGATATTTTCCAGATTGtgatattttcttcctcctaaGGAAGCCCCGGCAGCTCAAGAAGGCCTAGCTCCTTATGCCACGCTCCTACTGCTGCACATTTCCCAGCTCTGGTGCAGGCCAGTTCCCCCTAGCTACCCAAAGCATTGAGCGATGCCAAACAGCAGATCTATGGCATTCCAGGAACTCACGTCTGGACAGACTTCGTGTGGACAGACACAAAGCCCTCGGCTTTTacagaagggaagatgcagaCAGAAACCAGCACAAGATGGTTCACAGTGCTAGGAAGCTGAATCGGATACCCTTAAGGATAATATCTCTCAGGCTCAGCAAATAAATTGTCAGCTTTAAAGGTAAAGGTCAGGTTGTTACTTCTAATGAACAGCCAAGTCAGTTATTAGCCcttgcaagatgcaaaaagtGTTGTTTCTTTGGAGACTTTGCTGCTGGTAGCCTGTGCAAGCCCAAAAGCCAGTTatcaacaaaccaaaaccactgcCATGAGGTCTTCTGTGCCACCTCAGCAAGTCGCCTGGCCTCTGGGGCTCACTGCCATTAAGTCTTAACGCATAAACCACACGCTGATTTGTGCAATTCAGACCATCATCATGGCTAATGCAGCTTCCTCTTCAATACAGAGAGCGAGCCGTATGTGGAATTTGTCTCCAAGGGCCAACTGGACAGGCTATGTCCATTACAACTCCAGACGGGCCACAAATTGTTCGTTTAAAAACACCATCACCACTAAATGCTCCTTCACCATCAGATTTTGACAGCTCAACAGTTATTATTTCCATCTGTGTGATCCACTCAAGACCAAAATATGATGCATAATTACTTCAACACATTACCACAGAGGCTATAATCTACGACAGAAGAGCCCACTTTGCCTACACAGTAAAATGACTTAAAGCATAAAATTTAAAGTATAGCAAATTTCCTGGTTTTCAATGCAGACACACATTTGTTCAGAAGTACTAATGCATTACATGGAGTACCTTAATTCATTAGATTATGCAAAGTCATCCAGGAGAGCAAAACATCCCCTCTGAATGGATGCACAGAGTATCTCTCCCCAGATAACTGCTTGGAAACACCACAAGAACTGACAAGCCAGGTTAAACCATGCCAGACCAGCTAAGCAGGCTGTAATGACTTGATTAAATTTAGACATCAATTTTTTATATTAGAAGTTCAACCACACTAACAGATATATAACATTGGTATAACAGAGGATGTTTAACAGAAGGAGaatcaagaaaaaggaaaagcttttgcaGACCAACACAAAGTTATAGACCTGACTTCATTTTACATGCAATAAATGAAGGTTTTTGTCCATTACATCCACTTCAGCAAAAGCAATGCAAATTGGAGGCTCCCAAGGTGTGTCCAGAGACCGCACACGGCCACCCAAAGGTGGTTCGAAGACAGGACTTACCAGAAGATCTTTGGTTTGCAGGTTAGGGCACTGCTTCTGCCGAACTGCAGCTGCGTTAGCTCAGGTTTAACAACAAAACCATGCCTCCTGAAGCACAAGCCTGGGCTCTCAGCAAAAGACATGCTCTAACACTTGGCTGCTTgtcctctcccatttcccagccTGTTCCTTTGTGCTCGTGCACAAGTTTGTGAGCAGAGACATGACTTGAGCAGAGGACATTCAGTGTCATCGGTTCCCTGATCCTGTCTGACACAAGATCCTTTAAGTCTCCAAGGCAGCAGATCTGGCTCAAAGGCAGACTGTCCGAAGCAGCAGACCCGCTCTCCTCTTGGCTTCCCCTGACATGTCTCTTTCTGTGGCTATAGCAGCAAAGTGACACTTGCACTAACCAAAGACGTTCTACAAGGGAGACCAGaaattttttccccctagtATTGCAAAATGCCTGTTAGCCACCTCAGCCATATGCATTTCCCAGAGAAAACCCTGATTACACCTCTGAGTCCCTGTGGTGGTAGCGGTGGGAAGCATCAccatgctgctgcctcctccttctccaaGGCAGACCCTTGAGGTTTTCATTCCTTCACAGAGAAAGCTGAACTCACGACTCGCACTCGTTCAGGTTCTTATTCACTCACACCAATTGTTCACTGCTTATATTTGGGTCCTCTGGCCAGAACCACACCAGAATATTCCCGACATCTTACATCAGCTATAAATCCAGGGATGCTTCTATATACACCGGTCCACTAGTCCACCATTTTAGTAAagaatactggaaaaaaaaagttactgaaaaTGCCGTCTCCACAGTTCAGCCTGTCCACCCATCATGTCAATTTCCTTCGGATTTACCACAGTGAAAAACTCTTGCTGGGAACTTCTCAATTTCCAGCTTTCCAAAAAATGAGGGCTTTGGAAAGACCGTTGTCATAGCACGTTGCTGAGCCAGAGTAACACGAGGCGGAAGAGGGGCACAGCAGGCAGTTATctcaaaatacagcaaatgcACACAGACCTCAGTTCTGAGCAGGCCGCAAGTGCACCTTGTCCCAAGCCATGGCAACAACAGTATGTGGCGGGGCAAAGGCCTTGGGGGAATTGCCTGAGTGATGACAATTTTCCAAGTGATGTCGGCATCAATACCCGCTTTATCAGCTGCTCTTTACAGCGGTGGTACCCAAAGTGCTAGTGCCTTGCATAGCTGTAAAGCATTAGGTTTTGGTTTGAGCTACATGTTAGTCTCATTTCCTTCCACCCCAGGTTAGCCTGTCTGTGATCAGGCCAGACATACCCAGCATATGCAAACCCTGAGCTTCTTTCCTGAGAGCAGCTACCACTTAAAGCATAGTGCCCAGACAGCACCTCTACAGAAGTGTTCCCCACATTCCCTCCTGCAGAACAGCCCCTTTGGTAGCTCCAACCACATCCTCTGCCACCCCAAGGCAGCCGGAACAGCTGCAGGTACTTAAGACTCTTCTCGAGAGTCCAGGTCTGTTCACTGCAACAGAGGAAGAGAGGTGAGGATGGTTTCTGGCTTTCCAGCCTGAATGAATATCTTTATCACTGAAGAAGCCTGAAAAAAGGTATGGGAGATGGCATGACAGCATGCTGATGGTGAGGGGGCAAGTACACCCCCATGATGTACAAGCAGAGATTTTCCAACCAAAGCCTGTGAAACACTGACAAGAATAAACTTGGTCTCTAGGCACGTGTCGTTACCAGCAAGACAAAGAGTTAAAAAACTTCAAGCTAAACCCTCTCCTTTCCAATGGGGAAAAGACAGGGACCACACCCAACCTTGCCCAAACCCCAGAGTTGTTGAGGTtggaaagggacctctggagaccatctagtcaaacccctctgctcaagcagggtcagctagagcAGGCTGCTGAGGACCATCGTCCAGTCAGGTTCTGAGTATCTCCacagatggagactccacaacctttctgggcaacctgtgccagcgtTTGATCACCCTCACAGTAGAAAAGTGTCTTCTCATGTTCAAAAGGAACATCCTGCgtttcagtttgtgctcattgcctcttgtcctgtcactggacacTATTGAGAAGAGTCCAGCTCCCTCTTCTCCATTCCttcccatcaggtatttatacacatggaTAGgcccccctgagccttctcttctccaggctgaacagtcccacctctctcagcttctcatATAAAGATGCTCTGGTCCCTTAATTGTCTTCTCATCCCTCGTCTGACAATCTGAGCCTGCACCAAGCACTGCAGCAAGCCCCATGAGAGCTACGGGTGCCAGAGTAAACCAGCATACCAGGTGCAGCACATAGATGGACCAGCTGGCTGCCAAGCTAAGTTACACcgtcctcctttccttcccttcccttccccagaaATCTGTGTTTTCCCACAGAACGATAACAGCTGCAAACAAAAGCCCAGGAATTATTCCAATGGCACTACTAGATCACATGGACAGATGTTGCTGGGCTCAAGAAAACTGAAGCACATTAATTGGTAGGAGCTGTACACTTGGATATTAGAAGCTTTAACTGTGCAGCCTTAAGTTGAAACTTATTAACCAAAAGACAGACTGAATGAGAGTTGTGGCAAATCTAAAGCCAGCAAAAAGCTTGTGTAACAACCTCAGCATAGGACTGCCTTGAGGAATCAGCATTAAGGATGTTCAGCAGTATCTTCCAACAGCCAGAGAAGTGTTAGAGACACAACAGCAAgataaagcaggaaaacagtCTATAAATAGCATTGCTACTTCAAACAAGTCTCCACCTCCCACAGTCCCATTAGGACCAAACACCGGTAACCCCATTACTTCAAGGTAATCATGCATTTGCAAGCCAGAAAGGGTCATGTTTACATTGCACCGTGGCTGCTAGGCATACCTGTGTTTTTAGGCCCATCTGCATACACCGGTCCTGGAGGCGGAGGTGCATTTTGCCATCCATACTGGGGACAACCTTGATAACCCGGCTGGCCTGGCGGGTACGGCCCAGCGGGTCCGGGCGGATAGCCGGGGTACGGGCCGGGAGCACCACCTGGCTGCTGGGCATAGGGCGGGTAAGGGGCAGTTGGGCCCGGCCCGGGGTAAGGTGGAGGATTTTCGTAGTTCATGTGGGATGCAGAATCTGtcctgcagaaggaaaacaaacagaagaactGGTTTGCTTTTGTCTGCTTCATCCACGACCACGTGATTCCCATTTCTGACTGCTCTTCAGAGGACCCTACATTAAGCATGAGAAGCAGACCTCGAATACCTGGTCAAGCAACGAGTTTATTTTTAACCCTATCACAGGAACAGAAACTAAATTGAAACGATTTCTTTTGAGCGACTTGCTGCTATCCAGTCATGCATCAGCTATTCACCCCAAGACATTTAACAGTCTTGGAACTGTAAAGCAAAATCCTCTGCTTCCACTCAtgattaaattacttttaagagATATTTAGAAGTGATTACTTTGTGTTTcatcaatatttaaaaagaaaaacatgtagaAATGCAAGACTGTTCCAGACATGTTTGATAGCGTCGACAGGAAAAAGAGCAAACGCAAATGTCTGTTACACTTCTGCTGTTACAAGCATCTAGAGCAGCACTCAGGAGCCAGACAGTATATGAAtaatttgctgatgacactgTAACCCACCACATTGCATATTCTTCCAGTAATATGCAACTGAATCATTAAGCAGCCACAAGCAATCAGGACCTTGGGCTCGGTCTCATTCAAAAAGCAACATTAAGGACACCTCAGAGAGTTGGCGTCCACAAACCCTGTCTAACGTATTACTCATGGTACAGCCATGGAAAGACAAGACTGTCACAACAACGCAACTTTAATTAATCTTTAAGAAGCATGACTTAGTAAACCATTTCTTACACTAGGTTTCTGAAGTGCCTCCCTGTTTGACAAGTGTCCTTAATACCATGTGTTCAGGAACCATCCCGACTGAAATAGGTGTACTCTGCTATCTCCTTTTACCACTACAGGGTGCAGAAGGGTCACCATTTCCTCTTTGCTGCACACCTCCTCCCACATGCCATTGGCTTCAGGGAGAAATACCAGGAGCATAACTTGCCCCCAGTGAGgcttgctgctgccagcacgGAGCAAGAGAGGCTGACCAGCAGGATCCTCCTTGCATGGTGCTAGGGCAAGCAGCCGGGCTTGACTGACCTGGATGCTCAGTACTGTGCAGATTTTGAGTCCAGAGCAGACAATTAGCACATCTAGACCGGGCTTTGGTGTGACGCAGATTAAAGAATTGCACCTTTGTCACTCTATAGTGAGCTCAGAGCAGTCATCTGCCGGGCAGAAGCCAAGTGAGCCAAGCCTCTGGGGCTATGTTTAGCTGCTGCAGTCCCTGATAGAGTTGAAGCAAGCTTTGTTTGTTTACAGGTTGCTATTTCATCACCTCAGAGAGCGCTGACTGTCCCTCCCCAAGGAAGGGGActgtctgtccccaggctcTCTGCTTATTTACCCAATAGTCCTGCCCAAACGTCACTAGCACAGCACGATGCTCACTGCTGTCCGGGCACCACGGGGCTCTCCTCCAGGCACAGAACTGTCTCACTCTCGCACTAACAGCCTGGCTGATCACACACCAAGCCCAGGAGGGCACTGCCAACTTGAAACGGCTCCAAGGGGACAGGGCTGATGTCCCTCCCACGATGACACCAAGAAGCCCTTCAGTCTTGGCAGGCTGTCTCTTCCCGGGCCTCGCCAGCCTGCAGTTGTCATTCACCTGAATTCGTTTTAATGCTCCTCTTGCTGTGCAATCCAGGCACAGCTCCAGTTAACTGTTAAGGCAGTGCTGTTACCTTTCAAACAAGATTTCTTAATGTCTTTGACAAGAGCTTTAACTGTTTAACAAATGCCAGGGatcagaggatttttttttcccattgccAGGACAGACAGACCACTTAACTGCTCATTTTAAAACGGACAAGCACAGCATACATTTAACTTGAGGCTCTTTAACCACCCTTCTACACTGCAATTCGTCTATCAAGTCTGCAGCAAGGAATTTCTCCCTCCAGAGAGCCAATGAAAGGCAGACAGCAAGCCCTAGAACTCACTTGAATGCAACAAACTAGAGAATTGGGACATAATGGATCACTAATGTTCATCTAACCCAGAAAATCATCCCAAAATAGCAGCCAAAAGCAAGTTCCCAGGAAAGAACAGGGCCAGAGTAAGTGCATGCGTACCTACATACCATTGCAGGTGTCAGGGTAATCATTTGGTGCCCAAACCAGACAGGGTGCAGGCAACCAGCAGACCCCCATGAGCTCCCCAACTTTGCTCAGCTTCCCCAGGCTGGCACACAGCTGCAGCACCCACTcccacagagtcacagaatcacagaatgtcagggattggaagggacctcgaaagctcacccagtccaatccccccgccggagcaggaacacccagaggaggttacacaggaaggtgtccaggcgggttggaatgtctgcagagaaggagactccacagcctccctgggcagcctgggccaggctctggcaccctcactgggaacaagtttcttctcatatttaagtggaacctcctgtgttccagtttgcacccattgccccttgtcctatcactggttgtcactgagaagagcctggctccatcctcctgacactccccgtttccatattgatccccatgaatgaggtcagccctcagcctcctctcctGCAGTTCCAGAgtcccagctcctcagcctttcctcacacgggagatgctccactcccttcagcatcttcgtggctgcgctggagTCTCTCCAGCAGTTAAGCACGAAGGATCCACAGCTCTGCCGTGGCCTTGTGGAACACCGgcctctgccccagcagggTGCCTGCGGGAGGGAGGGATCGGCAGCCACTTTCCTCAGTTTGGGGATTCCCCAAACCAGGGAGAAGGCATGTGGGAGCCCCCCATTCCAGGCCAAAGAACCTCAGGCCACTGTCCACTCCTTGGGCAGGAGCCAGCCCCTGTGCACACCTCCCCCTTCTGAGCCCCTCCAGCTGTGTTCTAGGCTGTAAGGTGGCATCCTagatacatatgtgtgtatatatatatacacacaaggCATTCAGAGGCAGcaaaccacagaaaatgttttttgttcatAAACCTTTTCTTAAGAACCCCCAGGACCCAGCTTTGCCATCACTGCCAAGCCCCAGCAAAGGGTCACATTCGTTACTTCGGTTTTCTAAAGCCGTCCTACCTAAGAAGACAGTcagctcagccacatcctttccAGTGGAGTTCAGTTAAGTCCAGTCTTCCTGTCTGTCCCTTCATACACATAAATTCATATATCTACATTCATTTTAGTGCTGTAGCAAGGCTTAAAAGACATTGCAATGCTTCAGTTGGCTGCGAACTTGAATTCAGGCAATGGGTAACTTGAACTCAGCCATCACACCACTCCCGTGCCATGGGGACTTGTGCCAGGACCCCCGGGGCCCATCCTCCATCACCAGGGCTGGCCATTTGCTCCCTTCCCTGTTCCCTTTGGTACCCAAGCAGGGAGCCTGCCCACTGTTCCGAGGCCGCCTGGTTTCTGTACAAGCACTCAGCATGGGCCAAAAGCCCTGGGAGAGCTGGTACAACTGCCAGTGGAACCACATAGGTAGAAAACCATCTCTGCAGAAGGTCTGAGATGGGTATCAGCTGTGAAGGCTGTACCTGGTCAAGCTTGGAAACCACTAAAAGAGCACGCAATGTGAGAGCCTGgctaaaaccagcagctgttggGGATGAGTAAAGAAAACTGCacatcagcagctctgcagaaaagtcTGAGAAACTGGACCCAAGGTAAAAATCCAAGTCTGGCAATGGCTTGAGCAAATAGGGAAATGGTGGCATAGAGAACAAGAGAGAAATACCAGTGCTCTTCAATGAACAACTCCACGTCAGCCATCTCAAAACAGTTTTTGAAGAGGAGGCAGGTTTGGAGTGGAGCTAGTAACTGATCTTCTAACTGTTAATGCAAGGAGAAAACTGTAGAGTCTACTAAAAGCTAGACAGGTGCCTAGGCAGAGACCTCAGAAGAACAACAGAACAGTAAAAAAGACGAAGAATGAGATTAAGGAGGGCATATTTCATCacagaagaggttttttttcccctcgaaGTTGAGGGTAAAGTAACACAACTGATGTTAGGCATGAAGGAGAGCAGCCACCAAGAACAGCTTCAACAGCAACTGTATTGAAGATTTATCTGTGACGAATGAGAAAACTCCTGGAGAATTTATCAAAGCATTCAGCAAACCCATGCGGTGGTTGTGGAAATCAGGTGCTCCAGAGGTCCTAGGTACAACCTCTGTCCAGTCCCTCCCAGCTCCGCCTCAGCTGTGAAGGTCAGCCTTCTTGCAATGGTCTTTGTCCCCAGTTACATTCtcaggaagaatttttccttGTCCCCCCACTTCTACTACCAGTTACTGCCACGCATACACCCTTCCCTACTTGCCCTTTTTGAACTGTGTGACAATATTTAGATTTTCCTCATTCTCTTACATGATTTTACATGCTCTCTAGCCCTATTTACTCACCTGGGTATGTGTTTGCAAGACAGAGCCTTGAATCATTAAGCAGATACTTTTCAGAGACGTACTTGAGCTCCTAGTCAAACATATTATTAAGATTTGTTGTGGGTTCTCACCTCAACCAGTAATTCCATGTGAGCTGCAACCAAGACCAACTCCTATGAATTTACATCAGGGCTCACGTCTGTGGGTTTCACAATGAGTACCTCTCAgagacaaagatccaaagaaagaatcacagaatgttagggattggaagggaccagAAGCCAATGCATCAGTAAAGCCCTTTGTTTTTCACGGCACTGCAGGTCCATCAGGAAGAGCCAGTAGAGCACTGCACAGTCTCACCCGATACGAAATTTCATTTAGCACTAAATCCAGCAAACAAAGAGATTTCCTTGATTGTCACTAAGCATCTGCCCTATCTGTTGCTGATTAACAATAGAGAAATTACTAGCCCACctgaagagaatgaaaaaacatgtttctattccttcctctccctcccattAGTACTTTTGCTAAGAGGTACGTTAGTTAATATATCATTAAGTTTCCTTAAGCTATCTTTGAACTCCTGTTCCACACTGCTGAGCAAGCATCATTT
It includes:
- the CYSTM1 gene encoding cysteine-rich and transmembrane domain-containing protein 1, whose product is MNYENPPPYPGPGPTAPYPPYAQQPGGAPGPYPGYPPGPAGPYPPGQPGYQGCPQYGWQNAPPPPGPVYADGPKNTVYVVEERRRDDTGESACLTACWTALCCCCLWDMLT